From one Gemmatimonadaceae bacterium genomic stretch:
- a CDS encoding MerC domain-containing protein, whose product MSLRTSQPVRPSLDVVGATASLACAVHCAVVAVFLGAMPAAASFLAAPWIEWIFLAASTLIGLASLLPGYRSHGLKTPLLLFTAGIAMLAVLRATHASPSLAEMLVVIVAAGCLVSAHWQNRGAMHRCRCGPAHHH is encoded by the coding sequence ATGTCCCTCCGCACCAGCCAGCCGGTCAGGCCGTCACTCGACGTCGTGGGTGCCACGGCGTCGCTCGCATGTGCGGTGCACTGTGCGGTGGTGGCGGTATTCCTTGGCGCGATGCCTGCCGCTGCGTCATTCCTGGCCGCCCCGTGGATCGAGTGGATCTTCCTCGCAGCGTCCACACTGATCGGCCTCGCCTCCCTGCTCCCGGGCTACCGCTCGCACGGCCTGAAGACGCCGCTGCTGCTCTTCACCGCCGGCATCGCGATGCTCGCCGTGCTCCGCGCGACGCACGCGTCGCCGTCGCTGGCGGAGATGCTGGTGGTGATCGTGGCAGCCGGGTGCCTGGTGTCCGCACACTGGCAGAACCGCGGCGCGATGCATCGCTGCCGCTGCGGCCCGGCGCACCACCACTGA
- a CDS encoding hemolysin III family protein yields the protein MAVTAEAVHREEIANAVTHGVGALASAAAGAVLVTLAAQSGTRLQMVSAIVFCSSMLLLYTASTLYHAIPNPVTKRRLKVFDHCAIYMLIAGTYTPFTLVALNGTLGWWLFGVVWGLAALGVTFKLFFTGRFKLFSTLVYIGMGWMAIFAVRPMLQAIPVAALAWLLAGGVAYTAGTVFYHNEKLRYSHAVWHLFVLAGSACHFVAVMSQVVPA from the coding sequence ATGGCTGTCACGGCAGAGGCAGTGCACAGGGAAGAGATCGCCAACGCCGTGACGCACGGTGTGGGGGCGCTGGCGAGCGCCGCCGCGGGCGCGGTGCTGGTGACACTCGCCGCACAGTCGGGCACGCGGCTGCAGATGGTGAGTGCGATCGTGTTCTGCAGCTCGATGCTGCTGCTCTACACGGCCTCCACGCTGTATCACGCGATCCCGAACCCGGTGACGAAGCGCCGGCTGAAGGTCTTCGACCACTGTGCGATCTACATGCTCATCGCCGGGACGTACACGCCCTTCACGCTGGTGGCGCTGAACGGGACCCTGGGCTGGTGGCTGTTCGGCGTGGTGTGGGGGCTGGCGGCGCTGGGGGTGACGTTCAAGCTGTTCTTCACCGGCCGGTTCAAGCTGTTCTCGACGCTGGTCTACATCGGCATGGGGTGGATGGCGATCTTCGCGGTGCGGCCGATGCTGCAGGCCATCCCGGTGGCGGCGCTGGCCTGGCTGCTGGCCGGCGGCGTGGCCTACACGGCGGGCACGGTGTTCTACCACAACGAGAAGCTCCGCTACTCGCACGCCGTGTGGCACCTCTTCGTGCTGGCGGGCAGCGCCTGCCATTTCGTCGCCGTGATGAGCCAGGTGGTGCCGGCCTAG
- a CDS encoding dehydrogenase E1 component subunit alpha/beta has translation MTSLATSDTYTAGLSRDQLLAAYRTMLLSRRIDDKEVQLKRQNKIFFQISGAGHEAVLTAAGMVLRPGHDWFFLYYRDRALCLQLGMTAVDMLYSAVGAARDPNSGGRQMPSHWGSPAMNIVSSSSPTGTQFLQAVGSAEASMRQRLLDGSTTDEVTLVTTGDGTTSEGEFWESLNTACNLKLPIVYLVEDNGYAISVPVEVGTAGGSISKLVKGFPGLYIQEVDGCDLLASYEAMHRAVRYARERNGPAFVHAKVIRPYSHSLSDDETMYRPAEEREADAARDPLRTFPAWLQEHGFATAEDLAVIADGVEAELLLATDDALAAAQPDPSTVYHAVYSPSTDPTGEQFDTEDDPQFSGSESTMVDLLNQCMKDEMRRDPRILMFGEDVADASRADVLEKVKGKGGVFKVTHGLQKEFGATRVYNSPLAEANIVGRAIGLALRGFKPVVEIQFFDYIWPAYMQIRDELATMRWRSNNAFAAPVVIRTTYGGYIRGGVYHSQTGASLFTHTPGLRVVCPSNALDASGLLRTAIRCDDPVLFLEHKHLYRQTYNKAMNPGANFLIPFGKARVAREGTDVTVVTYGATVQRALAAANQMADEGVSAEVIDLRTLSPWDRETVYASIRKTNRVIVGYEDAQSWGYGAEIAASIAEECFEHLDAPVMRVASTDTFVGYAPSLEDATLPQQETFRQAYRKILAY, from the coding sequence ATGACTTCCCTCGCCACGTCGGACACCTACACCGCCGGCCTCTCCCGCGACCAGCTGCTGGCCGCGTATCGCACGATGCTCCTCTCGCGGCGCATCGACGACAAGGAGGTGCAGCTCAAGCGGCAGAACAAGATCTTCTTCCAGATCTCCGGTGCCGGCCACGAGGCCGTGCTGACGGCGGCCGGGATGGTCCTCCGGCCCGGCCACGACTGGTTCTTCCTCTACTATCGCGACCGCGCCCTCTGCCTGCAGCTCGGCATGACCGCGGTCGACATGCTGTACTCGGCCGTCGGCGCGGCGCGTGACCCGAATTCCGGCGGACGGCAGATGCCGAGCCACTGGGGCAGCCCGGCGATGAACATCGTCTCCTCGTCGTCACCGACCGGCACGCAGTTCCTCCAGGCCGTCGGCAGCGCCGAGGCCTCCATGCGGCAGCGCCTGCTGGATGGCAGCACCACCGACGAGGTCACGCTGGTCACCACCGGTGACGGCACCACGTCCGAGGGCGAGTTCTGGGAGTCGCTCAACACCGCCTGCAACCTGAAGCTGCCGATCGTCTACCTCGTGGAGGACAACGGCTACGCCATCAGCGTGCCGGTGGAAGTCGGCACGGCGGGCGGGTCGATCTCGAAGCTGGTGAAGGGATTTCCCGGCCTCTACATCCAGGAAGTGGATGGCTGCGACCTGCTCGCCAGCTATGAGGCGATGCACCGGGCCGTGCGCTACGCGCGGGAACGCAACGGCCCCGCGTTCGTGCATGCGAAGGTGATCCGGCCGTATTCGCACTCGCTCTCGGATGACGAGACCATGTACCGGCCCGCGGAGGAGCGCGAGGCCGACGCCGCCCGCGACCCCCTCCGGACCTTCCCGGCCTGGCTGCAGGAGCACGGTTTCGCGACGGCCGAGGACCTGGCCGTGATCGCCGACGGCGTGGAGGCAGAGCTGCTGCTCGCCACCGACGACGCGCTCGCCGCCGCCCAGCCCGACCCGAGCACGGTGTACCACGCGGTCTACTCCCCGTCCACCGATCCCACCGGCGAGCAGTTCGACACCGAGGACGATCCGCAGTTCAGCGGTAGCGAGTCGACGATGGTCGACCTGCTGAACCAGTGCATGAAGGACGAGATGCGGCGCGACCCGAGGATCCTCATGTTCGGTGAGGACGTGGCCGATGCCAGCCGCGCCGACGTGCTGGAGAAGGTCAAGGGCAAGGGGGGCGTCTTCAAGGTCACGCACGGGCTGCAGAAGGAGTTCGGCGCCACGCGCGTCTACAACTCCCCGCTGGCCGAGGCGAACATCGTGGGACGCGCGATCGGCCTCGCGCTGCGGGGCTTCAAGCCGGTGGTCGAGATCCAGTTCTTCGACTACATCTGGCCGGCGTACATGCAGATCCGCGACGAGCTCGCGACGATGCGCTGGCGCTCGAACAACGCCTTCGCCGCGCCGGTGGTCATCCGCACCACCTACGGCGGGTACATCCGCGGCGGCGTGTACCACTCGCAGACGGGGGCCTCACTCTTCACCCACACGCCGGGCCTGCGCGTGGTCTGCCCGAGTAACGCGCTCGACGCCAGCGGACTGCTGCGCACGGCCATCCGCTGCGACGACCCGGTGCTCTTCCTCGAGCACAAGCACCTCTACCGCCAGACGTACAACAAGGCGATGAACCCCGGGGCGAACTTCCTGATCCCCTTCGGCAAGGCACGGGTGGCCCGTGAAGGCACCGACGTCACGGTGGTCACCTACGGCGCCACGGTGCAGCGCGCGCTGGCGGCCGCCAACCAGATGGCCGACGAGGGCGTGAGTGCCGAGGTGATCGACCTGCGCACGCTGTCGCCGTGGGACCGCGAGACGGTGTATGCGAGCATCCGGAAGACGAACCGCGTGATCGTGGGCTACGAGGACGCGCAGTCGTGGGGCTACGGCGCCGAGATCGCCGCCTCCATCGCCGAGGAGTGCTTCGAGCACCTCGATGCGCCGGTGATGCGCGTGGCGAGCACCGACACCTTCGTCGGCTATGCCCCGAGCCTCGAGGACGCGACGCTCCCGCAGCAGGAGACGTTCCGCCAGGCGTACCGGAAGATCCTCGCCTACTGA
- a CDS encoding OsmC family protein: MSTPPKRVAEIRLDWQGEHRFDTGRPGGPTLRLDGDGVTGQSPVDAVVSALAACTAVDVVDIMAKRRTPLASLGIDAVGSRAETIPRRLTEITLTYHVAGEGVERVHVERAIDLAITRYCSVRESLDPAMPVRYRAVVNGEDGAMQTPGSVSQDG; this comes from the coding sequence ATGAGCACTCCACCAAAGCGAGTGGCCGAGATCCGGCTCGACTGGCAGGGCGAGCACCGCTTCGACACCGGAAGGCCCGGCGGCCCGACGCTGCGGCTGGATGGCGATGGCGTCACCGGTCAGAGCCCGGTGGACGCCGTCGTGAGCGCGCTCGCCGCGTGCACCGCCGTCGACGTGGTCGACATCATGGCGAAGCGGCGGACCCCGCTGGCGTCACTCGGCATCGACGCCGTGGGGTCGCGCGCGGAAACCATCCCCCGGCGGCTGACCGAGATCACGCTCACCTACCATGTGGCAGGCGAGGGGGTGGAGCGCGTGCACGTGGAGCGCGCGATCGACCTCGCGATCACGCGCTACTGCAGCGTGCGGGAGTCGCTCGACCCGGCGATGCCCGTGCGCTATCGCGCGGTGGTCAATGGCGAGGACGGCGCGATGCAGACCCCGGGCTCCGTCTCGCAGGACGGCTGA
- a CDS encoding copper chaperone PCu(A)C → MLLACAAAGACSSTGAPSAATGPWMRPAEQGASSAIYFTLRNPGDTALVLHDVQVDVAGRAMFHLSTDANDMASMQAQDSLTVPPHDSLVFAERGLHVMVLGLRAALVPGDTVVMRLLLRPSRVDTVRVAVRE, encoded by the coding sequence GTGCTGCTCGCGTGCGCGGCAGCGGGTGCGTGCAGCAGCACGGGTGCGCCCTCCGCCGCCACCGGCCCGTGGATGCGGCCCGCCGAGCAGGGGGCCTCGTCCGCGATCTACTTCACCCTGCGGAACCCAGGGGACACGGCGCTCGTGCTCCACGACGTGCAGGTGGACGTGGCGGGACGTGCGATGTTCCACCTCTCGACCGACGCCAACGACATGGCGAGCATGCAGGCACAGGACTCGCTCACCGTGCCGCCGCACGATTCGCTGGTGTTCGCCGAGCGTGGCCTGCATGTGATGGTGCTGGGCCTGCGCGCCGCACTGGTGCCGGGCGACACCGTCGTGATGCGACTGCTGCTGCGCCCGTCGCGGGTGGACACGGTGCGGGTGGCCGTCCGTGAGTGA
- a CDS encoding (2Fe-2S) ferredoxin domain-containing protein — translation MDPYARHVLVCTGTYCSPDRRGRHLYAELARLLQREDLLFGPQRVKRGETPCLGVCAGGPVLVVYPEGVWYAGVTSALLERIVVEHLGQGRVVEEAVSHRLDGPR, via the coding sequence ATGGATCCGTATGCCCGCCATGTGCTGGTGTGCACCGGGACGTACTGCAGCCCCGACCGGCGGGGACGCCATCTCTATGCCGAGCTCGCGCGGCTGCTGCAGCGGGAGGACCTGCTGTTCGGGCCGCAGCGGGTGAAGCGCGGCGAGACGCCGTGCCTCGGTGTCTGCGCCGGTGGCCCGGTCCTGGTGGTGTATCCGGAGGGCGTGTGGTACGCCGGCGTCACGTCCGCCCTGCTCGAGCGGATCGTGGTGGAGCACCTGGGCCAGGGCCGGGTGGTGGAGGAGGCGGTGTCTCACCGGCTCGACGGCCCCCGGTGA
- a CDS encoding deoxyhypusine synthase family protein — MTPSTAAPVSAFLRHNFRHFNAAALIEAADGYTAHLDAGGKMFVTIAGAMSTAELGVSLAEMIRQDKIHGISCTGANLEEDVFNLVAHDFYERIPNWRDLTPEQEQDLLDRHMNRVTDTCIPEMEAMRRIESVVLEEWVAADRAGERYFPHEFMYKILLSGKLKDSYQIDPRNSWLLAAAEKNLPIIVPGWEDATLANMYAGHVITGDVKHVHTVKTGIEYMMFLAEWYTQVTTDASLGFFQIGGGIAGDFPICVVPMLHQDLQREEVPLWGYFCQISDSTTSYGSYSGAVPNEKITWGKLGVDTPKFMIESDASIVAPLVFALVLGQ, encoded by the coding sequence ATGACTCCATCGACTGCTGCGCCGGTCTCGGCGTTCCTGCGCCACAACTTCCGCCACTTCAACGCCGCGGCCCTGATCGAGGCGGCGGACGGGTACACGGCGCACCTCGACGCCGGCGGCAAGATGTTCGTGACCATCGCTGGCGCCATGAGCACGGCCGAACTCGGCGTGTCACTGGCCGAGATGATCCGGCAGGACAAGATCCACGGCATCAGCTGCACCGGGGCGAACCTCGAGGAGGATGTGTTCAACCTCGTGGCCCACGACTTCTACGAGCGGATCCCGAACTGGCGTGACCTGACGCCGGAACAGGAGCAGGACCTGCTGGACCGGCACATGAACCGCGTGACCGACACCTGCATCCCCGAGATGGAGGCGATGCGTCGCATCGAGAGCGTGGTGCTGGAGGAGTGGGTGGCGGCCGACCGGGCGGGCGAGCGGTACTTCCCGCACGAGTTCATGTACAAGATCCTGCTGTCGGGGAAGCTGAAGGACAGCTACCAGATCGACCCGCGGAACTCATGGCTGCTGGCTGCGGCCGAAAAGAACCTGCCGATCATCGTGCCGGGCTGGGAGGATGCGACGCTGGCGAACATGTATGCGGGCCACGTGATCACCGGTGACGTGAAGCACGTGCACACGGTGAAGACCGGCATCGAGTACATGATGTTCCTGGCGGAGTGGTACACGCAGGTGACGACGGATGCGTCCCTCGGCTTCTTCCAGATCGGCGGCGGCATCGCGGGTGACTTCCCGATCTGCGTGGTGCCGATGCTGCACCAGGACCTGCAGCGCGAGGAGGTGCCGCTGTGGGGCTACTTCTGCCAGATCAGCGACAGCACGACGAGCTACGGCTCATACTCCGGCGCGGTGCCGAACGAGAAGATCACCTGGGGCAAGCTGGGCGTGGACACACCGAAGTTCATGATCGAGAGCGATGCGTCGATCGTGGCCCCGCTGGTGTTCGCGCTGGTGCTGGGCCAGTGA
- a CDS encoding SCO family protein, whose protein sequence is MRSSAVLLACLFAAGCAAPSFNGVVLDPPDAAPALRLADSTGTAFDLGAQRGQVVMVFFGYTHCPDVCPTTLVEWKRAATALGDAAQRVRFVFVSVDPERDTPAGAQRYAAGFSPTFTGLTGTRAQIDATLATWKLAAYRDGNPADTSTTYTVSHPSQVFVIDPEGRLRLMHRAGLTPAQIADDIRALL, encoded by the coding sequence ATGCGATCTTCCGCCGTCCTTCTTGCCTGCCTCTTCGCCGCCGGCTGCGCGGCACCGTCGTTCAACGGCGTGGTGCTGGATCCGCCCGACGCCGCGCCCGCCCTGCGGCTCGCCGATTCCACCGGCACGGCCTTCGACCTGGGCGCGCAGCGCGGCCAGGTCGTCATGGTGTTCTTCGGCTACACGCACTGCCCCGACGTCTGCCCGACGACGCTGGTGGAATGGAAGCGGGCCGCGACCGCGCTCGGCGACGCGGCGCAGCGCGTGCGCTTCGTCTTCGTGAGCGTGGACCCGGAACGCGACACACCGGCGGGTGCGCAGCGGTACGCGGCCGGCTTCTCCCCCACCTTCACGGGACTGACGGGCACGCGGGCCCAGATCGATGCGACGCTCGCCACGTGGAAGCTCGCCGCCTACCGGGACGGCAACCCGGCCGACACCAGCACGACGTACACGGTGAGCCACCCGAGCCAGGTGTTCGTGATCGATCCCGAGGGCAGGCTCCGGCTCATGCATCGTGCCGGCTTGACACCGGCCCAGATCGCGGACGACATCCGGGCGCTGCTGTGA
- a CDS encoding HNH endonuclease gives MNRGEIFGRDEWRCVYCGVQCAPAALTIDHVQPLLRGGDSSGGNVVTACSACNLRKGHRRLAEFLLDEPEALASFRARALHVWPRHLRALDEAIAAEQRRRETAHRGPSSR, from the coding sequence GTGAATCGCGGGGAGATCTTCGGGCGGGACGAGTGGCGCTGCGTCTACTGCGGCGTGCAGTGTGCGCCGGCGGCACTCACGATTGACCATGTGCAACCACTGCTGCGCGGCGGGGACAGCTCCGGCGGCAACGTAGTGACGGCCTGTAGTGCCTGCAATTTACGGAAGGGACACCGTCGGCTGGCGGAATTCCTGCTCGACGAACCGGAGGCGCTCGCCAGCTTCCGTGCCCGTGCCCTGCACGTCTGGCCACGACACCTGCGCGCCCTGGACGAGGCGATCGCAGCCGAGCAGCGCCGGCGCGAGACCGCTCACCGGGGGCCGTCGAGCCGGTGA
- a CDS encoding transcriptional repressor: MERNTKQRGAIRRVFSALHRPLSPAEVLEAAKAEVPSMGIATVYRTIKTLLDEGEIKGIDVPGEAPRYEVAHLGHHHHFHCRTCDRVFEVEGCPADIQKLAPAGFTTEGHEVMLFGRCVGCKAA, translated from the coding sequence ATGGAACGGAACACGAAGCAGCGGGGCGCCATCCGGCGGGTGTTCAGTGCGCTGCACCGCCCGTTGTCGCCGGCCGAAGTGCTCGAGGCCGCGAAGGCGGAGGTGCCGAGCATGGGGATCGCCACCGTCTATCGCACCATCAAGACGCTGCTGGACGAAGGGGAGATCAAGGGCATCGATGTGCCCGGTGAGGCGCCGCGGTACGAGGTGGCACACCTGGGGCACCACCACCACTTCCACTGTCGCACCTGCGACCGCGTGTTCGAGGTGGAGGGGTGTCCTGCCGACATCCAGAAGCTGGCCCCCGCCGGCTTCACCACCGAAGGACATGAGGTCATGCTCTTCGGTCGGTGCGTCGGATGCAAGGCGGCCTGA
- a CDS encoding type B 50S ribosomal protein L31, whose amino-acid sequence MKEGIHPAYHPVIFKDASSGFAFVTRSTQSSDQMMEWTDGKSYPVITMEITSHSHPFYTGQQRMIDTQGRVDRFKKRYAR is encoded by the coding sequence ATGAAGGAAGGCATTCATCCCGCGTACCACCCGGTGATCTTCAAGGACGCCTCGTCGGGTTTCGCGTTCGTGACCCGCTCGACCCAGTCCAGCGACCAGATGATGGAGTGGACCGACGGCAAGTCGTACCCCGTGATCACCATGGAAATCACCAGCCACTCGCACCCGTTCTATACGGGCCAGCAGCGCATGATCGACACGCAGGGCCGTGTCGACCGCTTCAAGAAGCGTTACGCGCGCTGA
- a CDS encoding sulfurtransferase produces MPDTLRAPDPGIAGRGYATPDVLVTTAWLADHLHDPALRLLECDEDVLLFDFGHIPNAQKIDWHTDLNDPVMRDYVGPAQFQALLRRLGIDDTTTVVFYGDKNNWWAAYAFWVFRLFGFRNARLLDGGRMKWEQEGRALVTELASFAASSYVAPARNDAPLRAFLPDVLAHSARHGQLVDVRSTPEYTGERLHMPEYPQEGAMRGGHVPGARSVPWARAANTDGTFRSADELRAIYEAEQHLDPARPTITYCRIGERSSHTWFALTYLLGYRDVKNYDGSWTEYGNAVRTPIATGADAGGTPS; encoded by the coding sequence ATGCCTGACACCCTGCGCGCCCCGGACCCCGGAATCGCCGGCCGCGGCTACGCCACCCCCGACGTCCTCGTGACGACGGCGTGGCTCGCCGACCACCTCCACGATCCCGCGCTCCGCCTGCTGGAGTGCGACGAGGACGTGCTGCTGTTCGACTTCGGGCACATCCCGAACGCGCAGAAGATCGACTGGCACACCGACCTGAACGACCCGGTCATGCGTGACTACGTCGGCCCGGCGCAGTTCCAGGCGCTCCTGCGGCGTCTGGGCATCGACGACACCACGACCGTGGTGTTCTACGGCGACAAGAACAACTGGTGGGCGGCGTACGCGTTCTGGGTGTTCCGCCTGTTCGGCTTCCGGAATGCCCGCCTGCTGGACGGCGGCCGCATGAAGTGGGAGCAGGAGGGCCGCGCACTGGTCACGGAGCTCGCGTCGTTTGCCGCGTCGTCGTACGTGGCGCCGGCGCGGAACGATGCACCGCTGCGGGCCTTCCTGCCCGACGTCCTGGCCCACTCGGCACGGCACGGGCAGCTCGTCGACGTGCGCTCCACGCCGGAGTACACCGGCGAGCGGCTGCACATGCCCGAGTACCCGCAGGAAGGGGCGATGCGCGGCGGGCACGTGCCCGGCGCCCGCAGCGTGCCGTGGGCCCGTGCGGCCAACACCGACGGCACGTTCCGGTCGGCGGACGAGCTGCGCGCGATCTACGAGGCAGAGCAGCACCTGGACCCGGCCAGGCCGACGATCACCTACTGCCGCATCGGCGAGCGGTCGTCGCACACCTGGTTTGCACTCACCTACCTCCTCGGCTACCGTGACGTGAAGAACTACGACGGGAGCTGGACCGAGTACGGCAACGCCGTCCGCACGCCCATCGCCACCGGCGCGGACGCAGGCGGCACCCCCTCATGA